In one Nitrospira sp. CR1.1 genomic region, the following are encoded:
- a CDS encoding VWA domain-containing protein, translating to MVELKRRSVPVGPACEDTVYKRNCVLYNPPLPSKWINAMASGYSFPQLVDRLADQLGPDSAAAIVEAILASATRSDTPAGVWLLLEELTEASPKAAKGAIAALLELQHRGLLAEVLPWLDLGVAIAADSGALALRFFKESPLLLGLLDPPQRAVVLAAGLEFADRQANVAVEFIRVSPEVVPVLPPTDWPTWMELACELSETDFALAVEYIRQIPALARVLSFDTVRAWVQFGMTLIVENSLGRPDYLGALEFFRTSPGILEDIPDPASRQHVIRVGAQMAERSPESGIALLAEAPSILRRLPTDEWRRQVLQYGLLLAERDAETALAYVRRCPELIALIGPGEGALQKFQSWFASGMDVLEYSLEGGRAYFGMESEKALGAVSQAMSGVPLRQIARRVKLFAQALCGRDLRIYDLPDSLESAQPMVRATVSDDGRSIGLPSLVRRHSTYEENVRLYMVMAAHEAGHLEFGTFDVPLTRLRDLSEELTQRYGRKASPEAHTLGDLFARYPQPGLIRDLWALVEDARVEYLLRLEYPGLSRDLASIAKDAVQVRSLAHGMTVRELVVDQLLLLSTVEAGSLPLPDALKHEITHLWSLCQTIFHPLATAEEAVRLADRLYVSMDELLAIRREAIPSPDEAEAPEQSIPAPKASEDLSDTYRPMDNWEYRGAMDPNLVRDRAESAPEQSPASGQGDSQGEAGLAGDSSGSSGAGTARSQQVSQEMLVPGRRQPPLVEEMLAVEGEGAQPEDEKSGMVKAVRYREWDAAIQDYRMQWCRVVEREAVEGSSDFVEETLAAQRGPVALLRRYFESLRPPGLRRVPGQLDGEDLDMDAVIGRLADLQAGIEPSERIYVRREKREREVAAAFLVDLSGSTSRQVEQGRRIIDIEKQGLVLLCEALTAIGDQFAVYGYSGQGRHQVDFVVVKDFDEPVTGRAGAKLGGMVPLQQNRDGAAIRHATAKLLAREAKTRLLVVISDGRPLDDGYKDDYSLEDTRMALREARAGGIDPVCITIDKQADPYLRRMYGDVRYVVIDRVEGLPEKLPRIYHRLTA from the coding sequence ATGGTCGAATTAAAACGTCGATCGGTGCCAGTCGGTCCCGCCTGCGAGGACACAGTTTACAAGCGAAATTGTGTCCTTTACAATCCACCACTTCCCTCAAAATGGATCAACGCCATGGCATCCGGGTACTCCTTCCCACAACTTGTTGACCGTTTGGCCGACCAACTCGGTCCGGACTCCGCTGCGGCGATAGTAGAGGCTATCCTCGCCTCGGCCACCAGGTCGGATACGCCGGCTGGAGTGTGGCTGTTGTTGGAGGAGCTCACCGAAGCCTCGCCGAAAGCGGCCAAGGGCGCGATAGCGGCCCTGTTGGAATTGCAGCACCGGGGGTTGCTTGCCGAGGTCTTGCCATGGCTCGATCTCGGGGTCGCCATCGCGGCTGATTCGGGAGCCTTGGCGCTACGATTTTTCAAAGAGAGCCCGCTGCTGCTGGGCCTTCTCGATCCGCCTCAACGAGCGGTTGTATTGGCTGCCGGTTTGGAATTCGCTGACCGCCAGGCCAATGTGGCGGTGGAGTTTATTCGGGTTTCGCCGGAAGTGGTGCCCGTTCTGCCCCCGACAGACTGGCCGACCTGGATGGAACTGGCCTGTGAGTTGTCGGAGACCGATTTTGCCTTAGCTGTGGAGTATATCCGTCAGATTCCCGCCCTTGCTCGCGTGCTCTCCTTCGATACGGTTCGCGCCTGGGTGCAGTTCGGGATGACACTCATTGTTGAGAATAGCCTGGGCAGACCGGACTACCTGGGCGCCTTGGAGTTCTTCCGGACGAGTCCGGGCATCCTTGAGGATATTCCCGATCCGGCGTCACGCCAGCACGTGATCCGCGTGGGCGCCCAGATGGCAGAACGGTCGCCTGAATCGGGTATTGCGCTCCTGGCAGAAGCCCCGTCGATTCTTCGCCGGCTCCCGACCGATGAATGGCGGAGACAGGTCCTGCAATACGGCCTGTTGCTGGCCGAACGCGATGCCGAGACGGCGTTGGCCTATGTTCGCCGTTGTCCGGAATTGATAGCGTTGATCGGACCAGGTGAAGGGGCGCTACAGAAGTTTCAATCCTGGTTTGCCTCCGGGATGGACGTACTGGAGTACAGCTTGGAAGGGGGCCGCGCCTACTTTGGCATGGAGTCCGAGAAAGCCTTGGGCGCTGTGTCGCAGGCGATGAGCGGCGTACCCTTGCGGCAGATTGCCAGACGGGTCAAATTGTTCGCTCAGGCGCTCTGCGGCCGCGATCTCCGTATCTACGATCTGCCTGATTCGCTCGAATCAGCCCAGCCGATGGTGCGCGCCACGGTCAGTGACGATGGACGGAGCATCGGATTGCCGTCGCTTGTCAGGCGGCATTCGACCTACGAGGAGAATGTACGCCTCTATATGGTCATGGCCGCGCATGAGGCGGGACATCTGGAGTTCGGCACCTTCGATGTGCCCCTCACCCGGTTGCGAGACCTGAGCGAGGAACTCACGCAACGATATGGACGCAAGGCCTCGCCGGAAGCTCATACCCTGGGCGACCTGTTCGCACGGTATCCTCAGCCGGGTCTCATCCGTGATCTGTGGGCGCTCGTTGAAGATGCCCGGGTCGAGTACTTGCTGCGTTTGGAATATCCGGGTCTGAGTCGTGATTTGGCTTCGATCGCAAAAGATGCGGTGCAGGTTCGAAGTCTGGCGCATGGGATGACGGTGCGCGAGTTGGTCGTCGATCAGCTCCTGCTCCTCTCCACGGTCGAGGCCGGCTCCTTGCCGCTTCCTGATGCGCTCAAGCATGAGATCACGCATCTCTGGAGTCTCTGTCAAACCATCTTCCATCCGCTGGCCACTGCGGAAGAAGCTGTGCGATTGGCCGACCGCCTCTATGTCTCGATGGATGAGTTATTGGCTATTCGTCGCGAGGCTATTCCCAGTCCCGACGAAGCGGAAGCTCCTGAACAGTCAATTCCTGCGCCCAAGGCCTCGGAAGATCTTTCCGACACCTACCGTCCGATGGATAATTGGGAGTATCGCGGCGCGATGGATCCCAACCTAGTGCGGGATCGCGCCGAATCTGCGCCTGAGCAAAGTCCGGCTTCCGGCCAAGGGGATAGTCAGGGCGAGGCTGGTTTAGCCGGTGATTCGAGCGGATCGTCCGGTGCCGGGACGGCGCGTTCTCAGCAGGTGTCTCAAGAGATGTTGGTGCCGGGCCGTCGACAGCCTCCGTTGGTTGAAGAGATGTTGGCGGTAGAAGGCGAAGGGGCGCAGCCTGAGGATGAGAAGTCAGGAATGGTCAAAGCGGTTCGCTACCGAGAATGGGATGCCGCAATTCAGGACTACCGGATGCAGTGGTGCCGTGTGGTCGAACGGGAAGCGGTCGAAGGGTCGTCGGATTTTGTGGAAGAGACCTTGGCGGCCCAACGCGGGCCGGTCGCACTCCTGCGACGCTATTTCGAAAGCCTGCGTCCCCCGGGGTTGCGGCGCGTCCCAGGCCAACTGGATGGTGAAGACCTGGATATGGATGCCGTCATCGGCCGACTCGCCGATCTGCAAGCGGGGATAGAGCCGTCGGAGCGGATCTATGTGCGTCGTGAAAAGCGGGAACGTGAGGTGGCCGCAGCGTTTCTGGTCGATCTCAGCGGGTCCACCAGCCGCCAGGTTGAGCAGGGGCGGCGGATCATCGATATCGAAAAACAGGGGTTGGTGCTGCTCTGCGAAGCGCTCACGGCGATTGGCGACCAATTTGCCGTCTATGGCTATTCCGGGCAGGGCCGTCATCAGGTGGATTTCGTGGTGGTGAAAGACTTTGACGAACCGGTGACCGGGCGCGCGGGGGCCAAGTTGGGCGGAATGGTTCCCTTACAGCAGAATCGGGATGGCGCAGCGATCCGGCATGCGACGGCCAAGCTGCTCGCTCGTGAGGCGAAGACGCGGTTATTGGTGGTGATCAGCGACGGGCGTCCGCTGGATGACGGATACAAGGATGACTACTCGTTGGAAGACACACGCATGGCCTTGCGGGAAGCTCGGGCCGGCGGGATTGACCCGGTCTGTATTACGATCGACAAGCAGGCGGATCCCTATCTGCGACGGATGTACGGGGATGTGCGATATGTGGTGATTGATCGGGTGGAGGGGTTGCCGGAGAAGCTTCCGAGGATTTACCATCGGCTGACGGCCTGA
- a CDS encoding ferredoxin:thioredoxin reductase produces MAEPSKESLEKMWKYVKGFAEKSGTAMHPNPAVTNAVVLGLAAHVDELGKPLCPCNFYPDKQAEAKLRRWMCACDEMQIYKYCHCLLFVNEEGLPITEYLPEDHEGRQCYGLVPDPTPGKGRALRHKALPMAPKVPESSAAPDSSAQS; encoded by the coding sequence ATGGCTGAGCCGAGCAAAGAAAGTCTCGAGAAGATGTGGAAGTACGTCAAAGGGTTCGCCGAGAAGAGCGGCACGGCCATGCACCCGAATCCTGCCGTGACCAATGCCGTGGTGTTGGGACTAGCCGCTCACGTGGATGAGTTGGGAAAGCCGCTCTGCCCCTGCAATTTCTACCCAGATAAACAGGCCGAGGCCAAGCTGCGTCGCTGGATGTGTGCCTGCGACGAAATGCAGATCTATAAATATTGCCATTGCCTGCTCTTTGTAAATGAAGAAGGGCTGCCGATTACGGAGTACTTGCCCGAAGACCACGAGGGACGCCAATGTTACGGCCTCGTTCCTGATCCGACTCCGGGCAAAGGCCGAGCACTTCGCCACAAAGCGCTGCCCATGGCTCCGAAGGTGCCGGAATCCTCGGCGGCTCCGGATTCCTCCGCACAATCGTGA
- a CDS encoding M28 family peptidase, which produces MEALDPRALPVTTAQAQRLQSHVSFLASPALAGRQPGTPGNRQAAQYIEEQFRQAGLQPLPSLGGYRQTISDRMGDNIIGVIPPVGQTGSARWIVLGAHYDHLGYPFLGADDNASSIAILIETARNLTGLSRYGIMFVGFNGEELPYFGTAEMGSQFLFHHLPPEVGAADNLQAAIIMDLMGGAHWAPLKDAVFATGAEKSPELYRWVTRTSTPSLTVFPVGIHLVEEIPDHGHKAFSDYDVFRNHKIPFLFLSAARSPRYHTAGDVASTLNYERMAATVEWLRRLLALMAQDEAPYSFDAHRVEFADEVASFRTIVEQALHEETRIPGTSRWSLRKLRQDAEWLRDVRGSAPTPQQLERLERISIRVQCLMADYSGCFTF; this is translated from the coding sequence ATGGAGGCTCTTGATCCGAGAGCATTGCCCGTCACAACAGCTCAGGCGCAACGATTGCAGTCACACGTCTCCTTCCTCGCGAGTCCTGCACTGGCTGGCCGCCAACCGGGAACACCAGGCAACCGCCAGGCCGCGCAATACATCGAGGAGCAGTTTCGCCAAGCCGGACTGCAGCCGCTCCCCTCGCTTGGCGGCTATCGACAGACCATTTCTGACCGCATGGGCGACAACATCATCGGGGTCATCCCGCCGGTCGGGCAGACAGGTTCCGCGCGCTGGATTGTACTCGGCGCCCATTATGACCACCTGGGGTATCCCTTCCTCGGAGCCGACGACAACGCGTCCTCCATCGCCATCCTGATCGAAACCGCGAGAAACCTGACAGGTCTCTCGCGCTACGGCATCATGTTTGTCGGGTTTAACGGTGAGGAACTCCCCTATTTCGGCACGGCCGAAATGGGATCACAGTTTTTGTTTCATCACCTGCCGCCAGAAGTCGGTGCTGCAGACAATCTTCAAGCCGCGATCATCATGGACCTGATGGGAGGCGCGCACTGGGCACCGCTCAAGGATGCGGTTTTTGCCACCGGAGCGGAGAAAAGTCCCGAGCTGTATCGATGGGTCACCCGCACGTCGACTCCTTCTCTCACCGTGTTCCCGGTGGGAATCCATCTCGTCGAGGAAATCCCTGATCACGGTCACAAGGCCTTCAGCGACTATGACGTGTTCCGCAACCACAAGATCCCGTTCCTGTTTCTCTCCGCTGCGCGCTCACCCCGGTATCACACGGCAGGCGACGTCGCCAGCACGCTCAACTACGAACGAATGGCCGCGACCGTCGAGTGGCTGCGCCGTCTCCTCGCATTAATGGCGCAGGACGAAGCGCCCTATTCCTTCGATGCGCACCGGGTAGAGTTCGCCGATGAAGTGGCCTCATTCCGCACCATTGTGGAGCAGGCGCTTCACGAGGAGACGCGCATTCCAGGCACCTCACGCTGGTCATTGAGAAAGTTGCGGCAGGATGCGGAATGGCTGCGGGATGTACGCGGGTCGGCGCCGACGCCGCAACAGTTGGAGCGACTGGAACGGATTTCTATTCGTGTCCAATGCCTGATGGCCGACTATTCAGGCTGTTTTACATTCTGA
- a CDS encoding YggU family protein: MSVHVQPKASRTQCAGLHGRAIKIRVAAPPSDGAANEELCRFLARACRLPLSAVEILSGASSRQKRILLRGRSAEQVLAQLQIE; encoded by the coding sequence ATGTCGGTCCATGTTCAGCCGAAAGCTTCTCGTACGCAATGCGCTGGGCTTCACGGTCGCGCGATCAAGATTCGTGTGGCGGCACCGCCGTCTGATGGCGCGGCGAACGAGGAGTTATGCCGGTTCCTCGCCCGCGCGTGTCGCCTGCCGCTGAGCGCCGTAGAGATTCTCAGCGGGGCGAGCAGCCGGCAGAAGCGCATTTTGCTGAGGGGGCGTTCCGCCGAACAGGTGCTCGCACAACTTCAGATCGAGTAA
- a CDS encoding AAA domain-containing protein produces MSEGRAATAPKGQAQDIDRYRIAREPFYADVRGEVGLFTIAAQSRMPVMLKGPTGCGKTRFVQHMAYRLGRPLITVACHEDLTASDLVGRYLLKGQETVWMDGPLTLGVKQGAIVYLDEIVEARKDTTVIIHPLSDDRRLLPIEKKGQVIEAVDDFMLVISYNPGYQSILKDLKQSTKQRFMAIEFEYPLPDVETRVVAHEAGVSPELAQRLVKVAEKVRNLKNHGLEEGVSTRLLIYAATLIKQGVPADRACDVAIARPITDDPDMLRSIIEVVKAVF; encoded by the coding sequence ATGAGCGAGGGGCGAGCAGCGACGGCTCCGAAAGGGCAGGCACAAGACATCGACCGGTACCGGATCGCACGGGAACCGTTTTATGCCGACGTGCGAGGCGAGGTCGGGCTCTTTACCATTGCGGCGCAGAGCCGCATGCCGGTGATGCTCAAGGGGCCCACGGGCTGCGGGAAAACACGGTTCGTCCAGCACATGGCCTATCGCCTGGGCCGTCCGCTCATTACGGTGGCCTGCCACGAGGATCTTACGGCCTCAGACCTTGTCGGGCGCTATCTCCTGAAGGGCCAGGAGACGGTGTGGATGGATGGTCCGCTGACCCTCGGCGTGAAGCAGGGAGCGATCGTCTATCTGGACGAGATCGTCGAGGCCCGCAAAGACACCACGGTCATCATCCACCCCTTGAGCGACGACCGGCGACTTCTGCCGATCGAAAAAAAAGGACAGGTCATCGAGGCGGTGGATGACTTCATGCTGGTGATTTCCTACAACCCCGGCTATCAAAGCATTCTGAAGGATCTGAAGCAAAGCACCAAGCAGCGGTTTATGGCTATCGAGTTCGAGTATCCGCTGCCGGATGTCGAGACCCGGGTCGTGGCGCATGAGGCCGGAGTCAGTCCCGAGCTTGCCCAGCGGCTGGTCAAAGTTGCGGAAAAGGTCCGCAACCTCAAGAATCACGGGCTTGAAGAAGGCGTGAGTACCAGACTGTTGATTTATGCGGCGACGTTGATCAAGCAGGGCGTGCCTGCCGATCGCGCCTGCGATGTCGCCATTGCCCGGCCTATTACTGATGATCCGGATATGTTGCGCAGCATCATCGAGGTCGTGAAAGCGGTGTTTTAA